The Elusimicrobiota bacterium genomic sequence CATTTTTATTAATAGATAATAATTATCTTATTTTAACTAGTTTTCCGATGAGGTTTTATGGGACATCAGAAAACGATCCGCTCCTTGAAATAATTATTTATGTAAACCCGGATGCCAGGCCGCCCGTTTATTTTTCTGATATTACCGAAGTTCTGCCCGAGAGCGGGCAGATCCATAGAAGGTTTAAAGAAAACGGCTTTAAAGAAATTTTAGTGGCTCCCACCAATTTGCAAGCCAAAATTCTTCAACTCATCAAACAGGAAATCCAATACCATGAAAAATCCGGCGCAGGCCGCATCATCGCCAAAATCAATTCACTCGTAGATACGGATATTATCCAAGCGCTTTACCGGGCTTCCCAGGTGGGGGTGCGCGTTGATCTGATCGTGCGGGGGATATGCTGCCTGAGGCCGGGATTAAAAGGCTTAAGCGAAAATATCAAAGTGACGAGCATTATCGACCGTTTCCTGGAACACAGCCGCATCTTTTACTTTCGCCAAGGCGGCGAGGAAAAAGTGTATCTTTCCAGCGGGGATTGGATGCCGAGAAATTTTTACGCGCGCTACGAAATCGCTTTTCCCGTCAAAGACCCTGTTTTAAAAGTCTATCTCCGTGACACTGTATTGGGAAATTCGCTGGCGGATAACGCCAAAGCATGGACGCTGCAACCGGACAGCCGATATGTCCGCTCGGCGCGCAAAGAGGACGAAAGCCCGTATCGCTCCCAATTCGTATTTACGGCCCTGGCGGATAATTTTTACAGGGATACCATCCTGGCGACCCGCGCCATCGAACTAAGTTAACTCAACCGCGTCGCGAATAACCGGACGCGCAGCGATGGTATTTGTCCATATGCTCGGCGCGCAGGCGAAACCGACGAATGACCGTGCGGTCGAAATCCAATAATTTGTCCAGGTGATCGAGCTTGACCTCCAGATCATCGTCCTTGGCCTTGACCTCATTTTCGTATTCGCAAAATGAAGCCAGCGCATGAAGACCCGCGCCGTTGACATGAAAGGCGTGGACCCGGTCGATTGAAGGCTCCAAAAACGCCTCGCCGAGCTTCACCTCGAATTTATCCTTGTGATAGACGCAGAGAATCGGGCCCCGCGAAATCCGGCCGACCACGCCGCGGCCCAAGTGCCGGCGCATGGCCCATTTCATGGCTAAGGGAATTCCCGTTTTTAAAATGCCGGGCAGGGTGATTCGAATTAAGCGCACCATCCCATCAGCGGCGGAAGGCTTGGGTAAATGATCGAGCTTGCCGGAGGAAAACTGGGACCGGTAAAGAATGCCCTGATGATGATAACCGGGGCCTTTATATTGAAGGTAGACGTTACTGCCGTTGTTTTTGTAGCGCACCCTCAAGCTCGCCCCGCGTTTTAAAAGCTCCAGGCTTGGGGTATCCAAAAACTGATCGAAGAATGTCGCGGCTTTGACATGCTTGACTCTTTTGCGGCCTAGAAGAAATTCTTTAACGTCCTTTAAGTCTTTCTCCGCGATGCGGCGCTTGGTTTCAATTTCAATAAAACGCGGGTCGTCGATACGCAAACGGCGACAGATGCCTTCAATCTGCATGGGTTGATTTTAACGTAGATTCCGGCAGCTAAGCCAGAAGCCTGGCAAGCTTTACGGCGACAAAACTGACGAACCCGCAGATGGGAAACGTCAATATCCAGGCCGTGATGATCTGGCCTGTGACCCCCCAGCGCACCGCCGAAAAACGCCGGGCCGAACCTACGCCCATGATGGCCGTGCTGATGGTATGCGTCGTCGACAAGGGAACGCCCAAGCGCGAAGCCAGCTCAATAGTCGTCGCCGCGGCCAATTCCGCAGAAAAACCTTGATGCGTTGAAAGCTTGGTCATTTTCATCCCCATGGTTTTCATGATTTTCCAACCTCCGGTCATTGTGCCCACGGCCATTGTTCCGGCACATAAAAAAATCACCCAATGGGGCACCACGAATTCGCTCAACTGTCCTCCCAAAATCAGGGCCAAAGTAAAAGCGCCCATGAATTTTTGACCGTCATTGGAGCCGTGCCCGAAGGCCATAAACGCCGAGGATAATATCTGAAGATAACGAAATAGGCCTCTCACGGAACCAGGAGCCGCCTTGCGAAAAATCCAAAAAACGGCGCTCATCACCAACAGTCCGCCGCCAAAACCTAAAAAAGTCGAAAAAACGAGACCCAATAGAACTTTTTTCCATCCGACCCACAAGAGAACGCCCGGACCGGCGGTCGCCAGCCCGGCGCCGGCTAATCCCGCCACCAAGGCATGCGACTCGCTGGTCGGAAGGCCCCACCTCGACGCCAATGTGCTCCAAAAAATAATACCCACCATGGCGCCGCCGATCGTGGTTAAGTCGACAACCTGGGCATCAATGATACCCTTGCCGATCGTTTTGGCGACTTCCGTGCCCGAAAAGACCCCGGCCAGATTAAACACCGCGGCCATCAGAACGGCCTGAAAAGGCGACAAGGATCGCGTTGAAACGACCGTGGCGATGGCATTGGGCGCATCCGTCCATCCGTTGACGAACTCCGCGCCTAAAATAAGAAGCAGGACAACGGCGAGCCCCAGACTTATTTCCGGCATAAAGCTAAATCAATCCTCCAGGTCTCTCAGCTATGTTTGACGATGATCGTCTCAATCGTATTTGAAACGTCTTCGCAATTGTCGATGGCGGCCTCGGCCACCTCGAAAATTTCCTTCCATTTGATGATTTCAATGGGATTTTTTTCCTGAACGAATAGGCCCGACAGCGCATGGTCCAAAACGCGGTCACCCTCGTTTTCCAGGCGGTCGACCTCGATGCAATAATCAAGAATCCGGCGGGTATTGCCCATGTTTCTTAACTGCCCCACGGCTTTCACCAATGCCGAGACCGCCTGATCAAGAACATCCGCCTGCTCGATCAACTCCGGCCGTATCTCTTTGATTTGATAGCGATGCATCCTTTGAGTGACGGAATTAATCAAATCGAGAATATCATCCAAATCCGAGGCCAACCCATGGATATCCTCCCGGTCCAAGGGCGTAACGAAGGTCCGGTTGAGCCGGTCAAAAATATCGTGGGCCATGGAGTCACCATCGTGCTCTAAGTCGCGGATCTGGCGGATGCGCGGGTCATCCAAATCCCACTTAGTCACCAATCCTTTAAAAGTGACCGCGACCTTGTAGACGTTGGCCGCCGCTTCCTCGAGTAAATCAAAAAATTTTTCTTCCCGGGGGATTAAACTAAAAGCCATGGATCAACCTCCTTAACATAATGCATAGACCTTCTCAAAATCTAAGCGCGACGTCAAATTGCAGGCGCCTAATTCCATCTGCGTTAGGCGGCAAATTTTCGTTGATGACTTGCGTATCGAAATATTTTGTTTTCACCTGAATCCAATCCTCAGCGTTATAGGCCAGCCAAAGGATATGCCCTTTCCTATTGGTTCCGCCGTCGCCGAAATCGGCGTCCGCCACGTCGGCGACCGTCGCGTCGGTTTCCGTGCGCTTAAAAAAATAGCCTAGCTCCCACGCCCCGCGAATGGCCGCCCTCCCCAATCTAAAACCGGCTTGATAGCCCGAGTTCTCTTTGGGCGTTAAATTTTTATCGGCCCGCACGTTCTCTATGAAACTGCCCTGGATGGAGCAGGGCAGACTTAAAATAGATGTGGAAAATTCCCCGCTTAGCTCCAGCACGCCGAAATTATTTTGGAGAGCGCCTGTCCCCGTGCGGCGATTTCCTTCATTGGTTTTGGGTTGGTCGAAGGTTCCAATATTCTCGTTTTTCCATTGGTAATAAGCGCCGGCCGCGCGGGCGCGAGAGCCGGCAGGCAAAGGCGCTTCGGCGCCAAGCTGCTCGCCAAACATCCACTGATCCTTTTGCGTCTCCGGGTCCTCATCGGCGGCCATTTGCAGCAAATTGACGAAAAGACGCGCTCCGGCAACCGTGGGCCACTCAAAACTTTGGCTAAAACCCTCGGGATTAAAATCCTCGTCCCAAACAATGTCGCTGGCATACGTTCTCCAGAATGGATTGCTCATGCGGCCGCCGGCTAGACGAAGGAATGGCCGCGGCTTCCACTCAAGAAAAGCCCAGTCAATCCATATCTCCTTCTCAGAAGACAGGCTGGTTAAAGACTGGTTCGTCGAGAATTGCTCGCCCGTGCCGGAAGCCAAGCGCGTTATGACGGCCATCTGCCTGGGCAATAAAAAATCAGCCTCCAGGCGCAAACGAAAACGCTGGCGATTGATATCCGCCTGCCCTTGGGCCTCCTTGGCGAACGTTTCCTGGCGCAGTCGCAAATCCCCGGAGAATTGAACCTCCTGGACCCATGGACGCAAGACAATATTGGGAGTCGCCGCATCCCCCCGGCCGGCAACGATCGCGACCGCCGATAATGAGACTGCGAGCGCACGCTTAACGAAATCTTTCATACCCCATGATTGTTCAATACGGTGAGCGATGGAACAATATTGTCCGCATAAAACCTGGATGACAATCGCCTGACAGAAACCGGCGTTAAAACGCGATGAATGCAAAACGAACGAATTATTTTTTTAAAGGAACGGTAAAGTGAAACATTGATCCGCGGCCGAGTTCGCTCATGACTCCGACTTGTCCGCCGTGCGCCTCGATAAGATGTTTAACGATGGAAAGACCGAGGCCGGTTCCACCAAGTTCCCGGGACCTGGCTTTATCCACGCGGTAAAAACGCTCAAAAATTCGAGGCGCATCCTCTGTGGAAATACCTACGCCTGTATCCTGGATTTCGACCCGCCCCCACCCGTCTTGTTCATGGATTCGGATAGTTACACGCCCGCCGTCCAAATTATATTTGACGGCGTTATCCAAGAGATTAATCAGCACCTGGTCAAGCTGTTCCTTGTCCGCTCGCGCGCAAATGCCGTTGTTTTCCGCCTCAACCCTTATGGTCACCTGACGCTTGGCCGCCAAGTTTCTCATCTTATCCGCCGCCTGTCTTGCGGCTTGGATCAAATCAACATACTCCCAGCGGGGTGAACGCTTCCCGGACTCGATAGCCTCAAGATCAAGCAAATCGTCAACCAAATGGCCCAGCCTGTCCGCGTCTTCCTTGATTGCTTGAACGAACTCCCCCCGGGGCCCGCGTTCTTCCAGGGCGCCGTCTAAAAGCGTTTCGGTCAAAGCCTTGATAGAAGCCAGAGGGGTGCGAAGTTCATGAGAAACGTTGGCGACAAAATCGCGGCGCATCTCTTCGAGCTGCCTCAGGCGCGTGATGTCTAGAAGAATCAGCAAGGCCCCCTCAACCTTGGCCTGCCTGATCAAGGGCAACATGCTGGCTTCAAAAGCAAAATCGCCCGGGACAAATAAATGGATCTCCCGGCATTGCTTTCGTCCTTGCGCCAGAGCCAAACAAAGCATATTGGTCAATATCGGATGACGAAACGCCTCCTCAAATGTTTGACCTAAAATATCGGAGCTGCTTTTTCTAAAAATTTTCAAAAAACCCGCATTGAAAGCGGCTATTTTATGGTCCCTGTCGACAACCAAGGCCGCGTCAGCCATAGCGGACAAAATAACCTCCGCCAGAGGCCCGTTCAACGAAAAATTTCCCTTCGAATTCTTGAAACGCCGCGCCAGGTTCATCGCCGCCGCTTTTATTGAAAGTTTACCGGAAGCTAAATCAGTGGAACTCAATTGATCTTAATGCGGTAACCCACATTCTTAACAGTAACAACGCGGCGAGCTTCGCAACCCAGCTTGTCGCGCAAACGGGCGATATGCTGATCCACGGTATTGGTGTCGATATCCATGGATTTGTCGTAGCCCCAGACTTTCTCCAAAATTTGATCCCTGGTCAGGGCCTTGCCGTCGGCCTGGATCAGGCACTTCAAAAATTCGAACTCCTTGGGGCTCAAGCCCACGGATTTTTTATTGACCGTCACTTCGTAACGCTCCAAATCCACTTCCAGACTGCCGGCTCGAACAGCCGCGGACGACGCGCCCTGATCCACGCCCCTGCGCAGAATCGCCTTGATGCGGGCCAACAGCTCACGCACGCTGAAGGGCTTGGTCACGTAATCATCCGCTCCCAACTCAAGGCCTAACACGCGGTCCATTTCTTCCTTTCTGGCGGTCAGCATCAGAATGGGAACATTCGATTCTTTTCTGATGATTTTGCACAACTCGAATCCATTCAAACCCGGCAGCATAACGTCCAAAACAACCAAACCGGGCTTCTCTTTCCTGAAGGCCGACAGAGCGCTTTCACCATCTTGGACGGCATGGGCCCGGTAGCCTTCCTTTTCGAGATTGTATTTCAAGACTTTGACGAGATGCTTCTCGTCTTCCACAATCAAAATTTTCTCGTTAACCATGGCCTTGATGATTTTTCATTTTATTTCCAGCCAAAGGCCGTTATGGTCCGATAAACCAGTCCTTGACCATGGCGATGCTGGGCGATTGCGGGCCGTTATTGAAATCGCCGGAAAAAAGAATCGGCTCGTCCGGATGATCCCTGGCGATGGTGCTTAAAATTTCCCGCGTCTGGGGCTCGCTGTATTTTCGCTGGGTATCCAAATGAGTCTGGTAAATAAAAAAGGAACGGCCGTCGGCCAACGTAGCGCGGCCGCGGCATAAAGATTTGACGATTTTCATGGGTCCCGTGTAATGCGCGGTTTTCAAATGCGCGCATTCGATATCCTCGAAACGCACGCGATCCGGCTTCCAATAAAAAGCGATGCCCTCCTCCCATAATCCCCTGGGGCCCTCGGATCTCCAAAACACATGCTGATAACCCGTCTTCTGTGCGATCAGGCGGTCGACCTCCAGCCATTTGCGCTCATTGAAAAACCAGCATCTGGTCATTTCCTGAAGCGACATAAAATCAGGGTTAAGCCGCCGAATCTCTTCAACAAGAAAATCCATGCGCATCGTAAAATCATCATAATCTTCGTGATAGCCCAAAAAATCTTCTTCAGGGCCGAACGGCCGGCAATTTAAAATATTGAAATTGAGGAATTTAAAGGATGCGCTCGATTGATCGGCTCCCGCGGCCCATAAAAAAGAAGAACAGGCCCCAAGACCCAATGCGCTGATCCAGGCTTTTATAAAGCGCATCAACAACGCTATTCTAGCTTTTGCATATCCGGCATAACGGCCTCTCGGCTTTGCATAACGGCCGCGCCGGCGCGATCCAGAAGGCGGACCAGTTTCGCCGGGGCCATGCCGAATCCAAGCAAAAGCAGAGCGGCGATGCTGAAACCGAGGCCTTCCGTCCGCAGCATGCGCAGGCGGGCGCCGGTGCGCCGACGACCGCAGAACAATGAAAAATACATCCGCATCACGACAAGTCCGGTCAGAGCGCCGGCCGCGACCACGGATAAGCCCAGGCCGGGGAAAGAATCCACCGCGCCCCGGACCAGCATTTCCTCGCCCACGAATCCCAGAGTAACCGGGAAGCCCATGATAGCCAGGCTCAGGATCAAAAAACACGCGGCCAAAATGGGCATCCTTTCATAACCTCCATGGAAACGGTCCAAACTCAGTCTCCCGCGGCGCGCCTCAAGGACCAAGACGCAGCGGCTTAATCCGGCCAAGGCCAGGCCTGAGGAAACCCAAAGAATCAGAGCGCCGACCAACGCCTCAGGGCTGGGCAGGTCCAAGCCGGCGACCACGAGCGCCGATTGACTCACGAACAGATACCCGCAGGTCCGGCGCGCGTCCGTCTGATAGAGCGCCAGGAAAACGGCGTATAAAGCCGTAATGAGCCCCAGGACAGCGGCGGCCCGCAGCAACGCCGGCGAGCAATGAGGAACGACCAAGATCAGCGCCACGTACGTTCCCATCTGCGGCGCGCTGAATATGCTGGCCGGCCCGATGCGTCCGCGGTCGAAAATTTCAGGAATCCATGCGTGGAATGGAAATATGCCCTGGCGTATCAGCGCAGCCGCCAGAATCAGTCCGACGCCGATCTGTTCGATCTGTCCGCTTCGGCCGCTCCCTGAGGCGGCCGCAACAACGCCGGCCGCCAGAAGGACTGTGGACAGTCCCATGTAAACGACCGCGACCCGGCGCGCGCCGTTGAAATGCGGCCCTCCGTGGCCGGCCACGTACATCACGACCGTCAACGCCCAGAAAAATACCAGAAGCCACGGGGATGCGGTCAAAAAGCTGCCCATCGTCAGCAGGCAGACCATAGCCGTGCGGGCCAAGCTGGCCTCATCCAGGCGGCCGGCGGGAGTCACTAAGACGGTCAACACCCACAGGGTGGCCGCGAACGGGACCAAAACGAACGGCAGCGGCCCCAAGGGGTGCGCCAGCGAGCTTTCCAAAACAGCCGAAAAATCGCGAAAGCGGGGCGCAAAAAAATAAAACGCCAGAGGCGCCGGAGCCAAAATAGCGAGCAGGCAGGCTGAAGCGGCGGCCAGCGCATAGAATCGCTTGCCCCTGGAGCCCAAACCGTAGGCCGTCATCACGGCCGCGGGCGCAACAGCGAGCGCAACAACCCAGACGACGGCCTCAGTCCCCATCCCAATCCTTCCCCAAAAGACCGGGCAATGAGCCGCAAAGCCGCCGGTCCATACGGTCCAGCCACAGGGCCAAGCACGAGACCGGTCCCACAACCCAGCGTTCGATCATTCCGTCCAGGAATCCGCGCTCGAGCGCGAACAAGTAGAGCTTGCGTCCGAAACCGGCCTGCGCAAAAGCGTCCGGCGAAGCAAAGCGGCCCCCCAGATCGTTTTCAAGCTCGTGGATGTCATGGAGAATATTCGGCGCGTTGAGAAATTGCAAAAGCCGATAAGAAGCGTTGCCGGCCATATGGAGGAAAGCGAGGGTCTTCCAGCCGAACCCGATCTCGATGACGATGATCCCGACCTGAGTCAGCGACGCGAAGCAAAGGCGGGATTTGACATCCGTCTGCACTCGCGTGACAAGCGTGGCATAAACCGCCGTGCCCGCTCCGGCGGCCACGGCCATGACCCGCGCCGCGACGGAATGCTCCAGCAGCGAAGAGGCCCGCAAGAGCAGAAAACAGCCGGCGTGAATGGAGAGCGCCCCATAGTAAACGGCGCTTGATGGCGTGGGCCCTTCCATAGCGCGAGGCAGCCAAGTGGAAAAAGGAAGCAGCGCGCTTTTGGCCGCGGCGGCCCCGATCAGCAGCATGGCGATCACGCCGGCATGCTCCGGGCCGAGCTTTGCGGAAGCGGTTCCGGAAAACAACATGCTCAGGCTGCCGCTGCCGGCCCAGTGATGCAGCAAGACGGCCGCGGAAAGCATGCAGGCGTCGCCGATCCTGTAGAAGGTCAAAACGCGCAATCCATTCGCCACCGGCGACGGGCGCTCGTGGAAAAACGCCACCAAAAGCGCCGAACTCAACCCCAGGATTTCCCATCCCGCATAGAGAACCTCGATGCTGCCGGCCAGAGAAACCAGAAGAAGCCCGATGACGAAAGCGACCAGAAGCATGAAATACCTATGAAAACCGGGCTCCTGATGGAGGTATCGAAACGAAAACGCGGACACGACGCCGCAGATCGTCACGGACAGAATCGCGAAGCCCAACGACCAGACGTCGATCAGCAAATCGAATGCAAAAATGCCGCCCGCGATCCATCCGCCGCCTAAGGACACGACGACGGACGGCCGGCCGGTGCGAATAAAAAGCAATGCCGCGGTCAGCAACGCGCCGAGGGATATCAGAAGCCCGGCCTGAATCAGCATGCCGACCCGGTCTTCACGCCATGGACGCCCGACAAAAGAAAACGCCGCGATGATGAATAAAACCAGAGCCGGAACCCCGACGGCGGCCAAAATACCGGCTTCAAGCCAGGCAGCGGCGGAACTCATGCCGTCGCCCCCTTCCCCTGGGCATCGCTGATGCCGGCAATCGGAAGATGGCCGCGTTTGTCGCGGTACCAGGCCAAGGAACCGCCGATGACCCGGGGGAGCTCCCTCTCATGGCTCCATGGCTGATAGGCGCTGCCTTCGCGCAGCCATAAAGCGTTGGAAGCAGGATCAAGACAGGCGGCGAATATCCAGCGCCGATCCAGAAGCGCGCGCAAGTCCGGCTGATCCTCAAGAACGCGGTCAAAGCGCTCCGGCCGGCATTCCACGACAACGAAAAGGCGGACCGGCTCATGAATCTCAACCATCTGCCAAGGCAACCCCGTCCTTAAGTCGCTTTGTGCGCCGTCCATCACCCCCAACAGGCAAGCGATGTTATGGGGCAATTTCGTCCCGCAGCCGTACCCCGTCGGGTCGACGCGGCTGAAATAATACTCCAGGGAGATGCCCGCAACCACCGGGATAACGGCGCGCAGGATCCCCTCCAAGACTTGGCCGTCGTCTCGCGCCGGATCGTAAGAAACGAGGAAGGCGCGGCGATCGAGGAAAAGAGCCCGCGTCCTATCCCGGCGGCCGACGATGCAAAAAGCGTTCGTGGCATGCCCATACTCGGGCCGAGGCTGGGCCAGATCGTGCGAGCGGGCCTCGGCATGACTTAAGGCGGCTCCAAAACCGCCCGAGAAAGATTCGAATCTCCGGCATCGCTCATGGGCTTCGCGCCGCCGCGCGCGCGTGAAGGCGGTGGCTGCGCGCTCGAACAGAACCCGATGGTTCTCGGGAAGAAAGTCGAGATCATAAAATTCCACGGAATTGTCGCAGCTATTGCGCTGGGCGCCGATGAACCAAGCGTCCTTCGGGATGCGAATTCCGTCTTGCGCCAGCAAATCCCTGACGGCGGGATCATTGGCCATGGCGGCGAAAACCCGGGCATTGGGGCCGCCGCGGCCGCCGCCGCAGGCGCCGCAATCATGCGCCGATTCATGAGGGTTGTTCAGGCTCACGGAGCCATGGCCCGCCATAATGACCAGGGGCGCAAGCCGCCCGATGAGGCCGAGGTTGCGCAACTGCGACCCCACGATGCCGGCCATTTCCTGCTTTGTATACCCGTAATAAAGCCCGATGGGCGGGGCGGTTTTCTCGCGGTCGATCCTCAGGCGCGTGGCGGGCGCCGTTTCCAGCGGAAACGAGGTTCCAATCCACCGGCTCAGCCGAGGAAAAAGAACGCGAACGATAAGGGGGATGATCGACAACGGGCCCAACACGGCCGTGACCACGGCCCCGCGCAGCAACGTAGCGCTGCCGAAATGCAGGGCTTTCCCGAAGCGGCCGGCCTCGCGCCTGCGAAAGCGGCGCCAGCGCACCGCCGCGGACGACGGATCGACTTTAACCTCTCCGACATAATGATGCGGCTGCACGACGATGGGGCACAAAGGGCGCGGATGAGCGTCCGTAGCGCCTTGATAGTACATGGCTACGCCAAAAAATCCGGCCGTCCCGAACGTCTCCACACCGGGCGCGGCCTCTTCTAAATGCCTGCGAAACGACTCTTCGCGCTCATCGAGACAGAAAATCGCCTGGAATGAGGGCGGTTCCGGGCGGGCGGCGGGCGAGTACTGCGTGAGCGCATCGCACAAGCGGCTGCGCAGGTGGCGCTCATAGGCGCCGTGCAGGATGCGCCTTCTCTTGATGCTTGAAAAATCACGCAGGTACGCCTCCCAGACGGCGACCTGCGCGGCCGAGAGCGCGGCGACCTGCGCGGCCCCTAGCCCGCACAGTTGGGCCGCATGAAACAGCGGCCAGGCTCGATCCTCCAAAGACGCTTGTTCCGGGGCTCTTGATGATGCCCGTAAACTCTTAAAGAAACCCGAACAATCGGTAGCCTTGCCGCCTATATGCAAAAGCGCAGCCCGCTCCAAGAGAAGACTGACCGCCAAAAATTCCTCCAACGAAGCGGGCAGCGAACGCGCCGGCACCCTGTCGGGGCGCTTTTGGAGCTGCCGGATCATACCCGCCCAACCGCGCAGCGCCAACGCGGTCGCTTCAAGATAGGCTTCCCGTTCTCCGGCCTCAATTCCAAGCGCGTCAAGCGACAGGCGCACGGAGCTCAGCGGAGTATGCCCAAAGCGCCGCTCCTGCCGCAACAACGGCGGCAGTTGGGCCGCCCAACGGCCGCAGAAGCGGGCCCAGGGATGGGAATAAAGGTCGATAAAACAGTCGTAGAGCCCCCGCTGCCTGCCCGGCATGCTCCAATGCGCCAGCCCCTGATCAAGGAAAGCGCCGACGACCCGGATCAAAACCGGATGAATCCAAGCGTCCGTGTCCACGCCGCGCGCCTGCATCAACAAATCCCGCAGCCGCGGCGGGCGCGAGGCGATCGCGGCCGGAGCCTGCCCTAAAGCGGTAACGGCGGATACGCAGGCCTCCCAGAGCGCGCGAACGTTCGTTTCTTCCAATGCAGGATCCTCAGCGCCCGGACCCCGGGCCGAGTCCGCGGCCTCGCGCGCGTCGGGAGGCAAATCGTCCCGGAATCGCCGCAGCGCGGAAGTCTCACGCAAAAGCCAGGATAGCGCCGGCCCGGCGGCGTCAGGAATGCCGTAACGCAAGACGCGCCGGCTCGATTCCAGCCGCGTTGTGGTCCCCACGACGGGCCGGGCGGCATCCGAACCCAATTCCCAACGCAGCGCCGAATCCAGGTCCTGATCGTTGATTCTTCCGCGATCAAACTCGGCGCGGTATTCCTCTTCCGATAGGAAGGGTTTACATCCGAATTTTTCACCGGCGTCTACGACCGCTTGTTCAAACGGCAACGATTCGAAAGCATGCAACGTATTGTGATGGATAAAAATGCTGATAGGCCCCTGCGCCGGCAGCAAATGAGCGACACGATCGATGATGCCGCCTAATTGCGCATCGTCGCCAGGCGAAGGCGTCGGCATGACTTACGAAACAGCCAGCGAGGAAGCAACGGCCATGCTCCAAA encodes the following:
- a CDS encoding CYTH domain-containing protein; amino-acid sequence: MQIEGICRRLRIDDPRFIEIETKRRIAEKDLKDVKEFLLGRKRVKHVKAATFFDQFLDTPSLELLKRGASLRVRYKNNGSNVYLQYKGPGYHHQGILYRSQFSSGKLDHLPKPSAADGMVRLIRITLPGILKTGIPLAMKWAMRRHLGRGVVGRISRGPILCVYHKDKFEVKLGEAFLEPSIDRVHAFHVNGAGLHALASFCEYENEVKAKDDDLEVKLDHLDKLLDFDRTVIRRFRLRAEHMDKYHRCASGYSRRG
- a CDS encoding inorganic phosphate transporter gives rise to the protein MPEISLGLAVVLLLILGAEFVNGWTDAPNAIATVVSTRSLSPFQAVLMAAVFNLAGVFSGTEVAKTIGKGIIDAQVVDLTTIGGAMVGIIFWSTLASRWGLPTSESHALVAGLAGAGLATAGPGVLLWVGWKKVLLGLVFSTFLGFGGGLLVMSAVFWIFRKAAPGSVRGLFRYLQILSSAFMAFGHGSNDGQKFMGAFTLALILGGQLSEFVVPHWVIFLCAGTMAVGTMTGGWKIMKTMGMKMTKLSTHQGFSAELAAATTIELASRLGVPLSTTHTISTAIMGVGSARRFSAVRWGVTGQIITAWILTFPICGFVSFVAVKLARLLA
- a CDS encoding DUF47 domain-containing protein; the protein is MAFSLIPREEKFFDLLEEAAANVYKVAVTFKGLVTKWDLDDPRIRQIRDLEHDGDSMAHDIFDRLNRTFVTPLDREDIHGLASDLDDILDLINSVTQRMHRYQIKEIRPELIEQADVLDQAVSALVKAVGQLRNMGNTRRILDYCIEVDRLENEGDRVLDHALSGLFVQEKNPIEIIKWKEIFEVAEAAIDNCEDVSNTIETIIVKHS
- a CDS encoding putative porin, with amino-acid sequence MKDFVKRALAVSLSAVAIVAGRGDAATPNIVLRPWVQEVQFSGDLRLRQETFAKEAQGQADINRQRFRLRLEADFLLPRQMAVITRLASGTGEQFSTNQSLTSLSSEKEIWIDWAFLEWKPRPFLRLAGGRMSNPFWRTYASDIVWDEDFNPEGFSQSFEWPTVAGARLFVNLLQMAADEDPETQKDQWMFGEQLGAEAPLPAGSRARAAGAYYQWKNENIGTFDQPKTNEGNRRTGTGALQNNFGVLELSGEFSTSILSLPCSIQGSFIENVRADKNLTPKENSGYQAGFRLGRAAIRGAWELGYFFKRTETDATVADVADADFGDGGTNRKGHILWLAYNAEDWIQVKTKYFDTQVINENLPPNADGIRRLQFDVALRF
- a CDS encoding PAS domain-containing protein — protein: MADAALVVDRDHKIAAFNAGFLKIFRKSSSDILGQTFEEAFRHPILTNMLCLALAQGRKQCREIHLFVPGDFAFEASMLPLIRQAKVEGALLILLDITRLRQLEEMRRDFVANVSHELRTPLASIKALTETLLDGALEERGPRGEFVQAIKEDADRLGHLVDDLLDLEAIESGKRSPRWEYVDLIQAARQAADKMRNLAAKRQVTIRVEAENNGICARADKEQLDQVLINLLDNAVKYNLDGGRVTIRIHEQDGWGRVEIQDTGVGISTEDAPRIFERFYRVDKARSRELGGTGLGLSIVKHLIEAHGGQVGVMSELGRGSMFHFTVPLKK
- a CDS encoding response regulator transcription factor; translated protein: MVNEKILIVEDEKHLVKVLKYNLEKEGYRAHAVQDGESALSAFRKEKPGLVVLDVMLPGLNGFELCKIIRKESNVPILMLTARKEEMDRVLGLELGADDYVTKPFSVRELLARIKAILRRGVDQGASSAAVRAGSLEVDLERYEVTVNKKSVGLSPKEFEFLKCLIQADGKALTRDQILEKVWGYDKSMDIDTNTVDQHIARLRDKLGCEARRVVTVKNVGYRIKIN
- a CDS encoding endonuclease/exonuclease/phosphatase family protein; protein product: MRFIKAWISALGLGACSSFLWAAGADQSSASFKFLNFNILNCRPFGPEEDFLGYHEDYDDFTMRMDFLVEEIRRLNPDFMSLQEMTRCWFFNERKWLEVDRLIAQKTGYQHVFWRSEGPRGLWEEGIAFYWKPDRVRFEDIECAHLKTAHYTGPMKIVKSLCRGRATLADGRSFFIYQTHLDTQRKYSEPQTREILSTIARDHPDEPILFSGDFNNGPQSPSIAMVKDWFIGP
- a CDS encoding oxidoreductase, which translates into the protein MSSAAAWLEAGILAAVGVPALVLFIIAAFSFVGRPWREDRVGMLIQAGLLISLGALLTAALLFIRTGRPSVVVSLGGGWIAGGIFAFDLLIDVWSLGFAILSVTICGVVSAFSFRYLHQEPGFHRYFMLLVAFVIGLLLVSLAGSIEVLYAGWEILGLSSALLVAFFHERPSPVANGLRVLTFYRIGDACMLSAAVLLHHWAGSGSLSMLFSGTASAKLGPEHAGVIAMLLIGAAAAKSALLPFSTWLPRAMEGPTPSSAVYYGALSIHAGCFLLLRASSLLEHSVAARVMAVAAGAGTAVYATLVTRVQTDVKSRLCFASLTQVGIIVIEIGFGWKTLAFLHMAGNASYRLLQFLNAPNILHDIHELENDLGGRFASPDAFAQAGFGRKLYLFALERGFLDGMIERWVVGPVSCLALWLDRMDRRLCGSLPGLLGKDWDGD